Genomic window (Dolosigranulum savutiense):
TATCAATCAATTGCTTATTAAGGCTTGCAGTTTTTAATGATTAATCTATAATTGTATTGTTACTATGTTTTAAAATAAGAGTGCAAATAACGTATAAAAGGGGAACATGAATGGAATTAACGACAAAGCAATTTGTGAAAGATTTTAAGGAACGGTATTTTAATAAATATTCAAATGAGTATACCACTGGAACCGATGAGCAATTGTACTATGCTCTTGGGACATTGATTAGAAGTTATGCCTCTAAGGGTTGGAAAAGCATGCGCGATAACTATATTGATAATCGCCGCAAGCAAGTGTATTACTTTTCGATTGAGTTTTTGCCGGGGAAATTCTTACTGAAGAATGCGTACAATTTGGGGATTCTTGAGACGGTAAAAGAAGGGTTGAAAGAATTAGATCTTGACTTGGATCGAATTGTTGAGATTGAGCCAGAACCAGCAATTGGGAATGGTGGTTTAGGACGTTTAGCCTCTTGTTATTTAGATTCAGGAGCAGCGCTTGGCTTGCCAGTTCATGGAAATGGTATTCGTTATAAATACGGACTTTTTAAGCAAAAATTTGTCGATGGTCACCAAGTTGAGTTGCCAGATAATTGGTTGAAGGATCCATACCCATGGGAGATTCGCAATAATGTCTCAGCAGTAACTGTACGTATGGGCGGAAATGTTTGGATGCGTGAAGATGGGATTGGTGGTTTAGAACCCGTCTACGAAGATACGTTAGATATTTTAGCGGTACCATATGATAATGCTTTAATTGGCTATAATGAAGCAACAACCAATAATTTACGTTTATGGTCGGCGGAAGTGACACCTGAAGATGAAGGCAAGTTGGATAAACATTCTCGCTTGCAAATCAAAGAAATTAACGAAAATCTTTATCCGGATGATACGACATATGAAGGGAAACGTCTGCGCCTAAAACAAGAATATTTCTTTGTATCAGCAGGCGTCCAAAGTGTTATTCGCCAGTTCAAAAAATACGACTTACCGCGTAAACAAATTCCAGATAAAATCGCGATTCAAATCAATGATACACACCCCGCGTTAGTTATTCCTGAAATGATGCGTATTTTACTTGATGAAGAGAAGTTATCTTGGGAACGGGCGTGGGAGATTACGGTGAACACAGTAGCTTATACCAACCATACCATCTTAAGTGAAGCGATGGAAACCTGGGAAATTGGCATGTTTAAAGAACTCTTGCCACGAATGTATCAAATTATTGAAGAAATTAACCGTCGCCATGTTCAAGAACAACTGCCACTTTACGGTCGTTCCTTAACATATGCCACTCAAATTATTAAAGATGGCCAAATTCATATGGCACACTTGGCGATAATCGGTTCACACAGCACAAATGGTGTAGCAAGCTTACACACTGAAATCTTAAAAGATGATAGTTTGAAACAGTTCTATGAAATGTTCCCGCACCGCTTCAATAATAAAACAAATGGGATTACGCAACGTCGCTTCTTGCACTTATGCAATCCAGGCCTGACTGAGCTTATTACGAAAAAAATTGGTAATGAATGGAAAACCAACCCTTCTGAACTGAAAATCTTTAAAGGGCAAGAAACAAATAAACAAACTTTAAAAGAGCTTGAAAAAGTGAAGTTAGCTAATAAAAAACGCCTAGCTAAATATGTGAAAGAACAACAAGGGTTAGAGATTAACACGGATGCGATCTTTGATGTAATGATCAAGCGACTTCATGCGTACAAGCGTCAACAACTACAACTCTTGCACATTATTGACCGTTACTTACGCATTAAAGTGGACGGCGAGACCGATATTCAACCCCGCGTGTTTATCTTCGGAGCTAAAGCAGCACCCGGTTATCGCTTCGCTAAGCAAGTCATTAAAATGATTAATGAATTGGCTTACTTGATTAATCATGATGATGAGGTTAATGACAAGCTTCAAATTGTTTTCATCGAGAACTACAATGTTTCCAAAGCTGAATATATTATTCCAGCTGCTGAGATTAGTGAGCAAATTTCACTCGCTGGAAAAGAAGCAAGTGGAACAGGGAACATGAAGATGATGCTGAACGGCGCTATTACAGTCGGAACAATGGATGGTGCTAATGTTGAAATTCATGATTATGTCGGCGAAGATAATATCTACATCTTCGGAATGGACCGCGAAGAAGTTCGTGATATGAATTGGAGTGGCGGCTACAACCCACGTGAATTTTATGAGACCAATCCACGTCTGCAACGTGCTATTAATGCTTTAGTTGATGGCACGATTCCAAATGTGACTCACGAAGGACGTGATATTTATGACGCGTTCTTAGTACACGGTGATGAATATTACTGCTTGAAAGATTTTGATAGCTTTGTTCACGTTCAAGAAGATGTTGACAAGTTATATCAAAATAAAACAGAATGGAATCGTAAATCACTGCTGAATATTGCCAGTGCCGGTCCATTCTCCAGTGACTTTGCTGTAGCTCGTTATGCGACTGATATTTGGAATGCACGCCCTGTTCACAAAGCGAAAAAAGATCAAGTGGTCTCTTTTGATCAACCGATTTAAGGCATAAAAAATAGATGAAATCGAGAGGCGGAAGGAGTAGTCTTTCCGCTTTTCGTTATGGGATAGATGTTACAAGAAAGGAATCATATGACAGAGGGAATGGAATTAGTTTATTACAATTCATGGAATCAATCGTGCAAGCAACCGTTTGGAGCGAGTCAAGCGGGGGAGATGATTGATTTTACCGTATATCGAACGCATCCAGGCGTTCGGGCGATCTATTTACAAGTACATAAAGATTATGGGGCCTATGAAGAAGTGAAGTTAGCGCAATCGAAAGACCGATTTTCTGGAAGCTATCAATTAAATCAAGGAGCAGGATTATATTTTTATTCATTTCGGCTTGAAGTCACTTTGAATGGGCAAGATCACCAATTCTTTTTAGGTAATCATGCGGATGAATTGGGTGGTGTTGGTCAATTATATGTACTAAACGAAGAGGTGAGGAAGTATCAGATAACTGCAGTTGAGCGAGACGATCCAGCACCAGACTGGTTCCGCCAAGGGGTAGTGTATCATATTTTTGTCGACCGATTCTTTAATGGGACAGATGATGGACGCATTTTATCACCTAAGCGCGATGCTGTTATTTACACTGAAGGAGCAGAACGTCCCCATTATATAAAAAATGAAGCCGGGGAAATTGTGCGATGGGATTTTTATGGAGGTAATCTGCTAGGGATTATTAAAAAATTACCCTACTTACAGGAATTAGGTGTGACCATCTTGTATTTAAGTCCTATTTTTGAAGCACGAAGTAATCATAAGTATGATACAGCAGATTTTTTGAAAATTGATCCGATGTTTGGTGATGAAGAGACATTCCAACAGTTAATTGATCATGCGGCTGAGTTTGGGATAAAAATTATTTTGGATGGTGTGTTTAATCATACCGGTTTCGACAGTCGTTACTTTAATGGAGAAGGGACATATGAGACCGTGGGGGCCTATCAATCGACTGAGAGCCCGTATTATGAGTGGTATGACTTTTCGCAACATCCGGATGAATTCGAAAGTTGGTGGGGAATTAAGGACTTGCCAACGTTGAATTCGGATTTACCATCTGTGCGTGAGTTTATTTTTGAAGGAGCCGAGAGTGTGGTGCGGACTTGGTCACAGATGGGCTTAGGCGGTTGGCGCATCGATGTGGCAGATGAATTGTCAGATCAGTTTTTGGAAGGATTGCGTCAAGCTTTGGAAGAGAGTGCACTTGATCAGCCCGTTTTAATTGGAGAAGTTTGGGAAGATGCGACGAACAAGATTGCTTATGGGAAACGTCGCGAATATATACTTGGGGATATGTTGCATGGGGTGATGAATTATCCGTTTACAGATATTATTATTGCCTTCTTAACTGGTGAATTATCGGCGCATGGCACTGTGAAGGCATTGATGAATCTAAAGGAAAATTATCCGTCAGCGATGCTCCATAGTAACTTGAACAATATTAGTACTCATGATTCTGTGCGCATTAAGACTGCTTTGGGCGAAGCAACGGAATTAGTTAAATTAGCATTCAGCTTAATGTTTGTCTTGCCAGGTGTGCCGACGATTTATTATGGAGATGAAGCTGGACTATCTGGGGAAGAAGATCCAGATAATCGTCGGCCGTATCCTTGGGGCAGAGAAGATATCAGTCTTCGTGATGAAGTGAGAGAGTGGGCGCACCGCCGTACTAACTTATCGGCACTGTCTGAGGGGGAATTTGTACCATTTGCT
Coding sequences:
- a CDS encoding glycogen/starch/alpha-glucan phosphorylase translates to MELTTKQFVKDFKERYFNKYSNEYTTGTDEQLYYALGTLIRSYASKGWKSMRDNYIDNRRKQVYYFSIEFLPGKFLLKNAYNLGILETVKEGLKELDLDLDRIVEIEPEPAIGNGGLGRLASCYLDSGAALGLPVHGNGIRYKYGLFKQKFVDGHQVELPDNWLKDPYPWEIRNNVSAVTVRMGGNVWMREDGIGGLEPVYEDTLDILAVPYDNALIGYNEATTNNLRLWSAEVTPEDEGKLDKHSRLQIKEINENLYPDDTTYEGKRLRLKQEYFFVSAGVQSVIRQFKKYDLPRKQIPDKIAIQINDTHPALVIPEMMRILLDEEKLSWERAWEITVNTVAYTNHTILSEAMETWEIGMFKELLPRMYQIIEEINRRHVQEQLPLYGRSLTYATQIIKDGQIHMAHLAIIGSHSTNGVASLHTEILKDDSLKQFYEMFPHRFNNKTNGITQRRFLHLCNPGLTELITKKIGNEWKTNPSELKIFKGQETNKQTLKELEKVKLANKKRLAKYVKEQQGLEINTDAIFDVMIKRLHAYKRQQLQLLHIIDRYLRIKVDGETDIQPRVFIFGAKAAPGYRFAKQVIKMINELAYLINHDDEVNDKLQIVFIENYNVSKAEYIIPAAEISEQISLAGKEASGTGNMKMMLNGAITVGTMDGANVEIHDYVGEDNIYIFGMDREEVRDMNWSGGYNPREFYETNPRLQRAINALVDGTIPNVTHEGRDIYDAFLVHGDEYYCLKDFDSFVHVQEDVDKLYQNKTEWNRKSLLNIASAGPFSSDFAVARYATDIWNARPVHKAKKDQVVSFDQPI
- a CDS encoding glycoside hydrolase family 13 protein — protein: MLQERNHMTEGMELVYYNSWNQSCKQPFGASQAGEMIDFTVYRTHPGVRAIYLQVHKDYGAYEEVKLAQSKDRFSGSYQLNQGAGLYFYSFRLEVTLNGQDHQFFLGNHADELGGVGQLYVLNEEVRKYQITAVERDDPAPDWFRQGVVYHIFVDRFFNGTDDGRILSPKRDAVIYTEGAERPHYIKNEAGEIVRWDFYGGNLLGIIKKLPYLQELGVTILYLSPIFEARSNHKYDTADFLKIDPMFGDEETFQQLIDHAAEFGIKIILDGVFNHTGFDSRYFNGEGTYETVGAYQSTESPYYEWYDFSQHPDEFESWWGIKDLPTLNSDLPSVREFIFEGAESVVRTWSQMGLGGWRIDVADELSDQFLEGLRQALEESALDQPVLIGEVWEDATNKIAYGKRREYILGDMLHGVMNYPFTDIIIAFLTGELSAHGTVKALMNLKENYPSAMLHSNLNNISTHDSVRIKTALGEATELVKLAFSLMFVLPGVPTIYYGDEAGLSGEEDPDNRRPYPWGREDISLRDEVREWAHRRTNLSALSEGEFVPFALGDCLGVLRYQNAEEWVLLVLNPTDAEQDVIFSELESFAHQFTADGLESIAPTAQVPPKRAILYIS